The Bicyclus anynana chromosome 3, ilBicAnyn1.1, whole genome shotgun sequence genome has a window encoding:
- the LOC112050046 gene encoding protein Mo25, with protein MPLFGKSQKSPAELVRSLKDAVTALERGDKKAEKAQEDVSKNLVLIKNMLYGTSDTEPQTDIIVAQLAQELYNTNLLLLLIQNLNRIDFEGKKDVAQVFNNVLRRQIGTRSPTVEYICTKPEILFTLMSGYEHQEIASNCGTMLRECARYEALAKIMLYSDDFYNFFRYVEVSTFDIASDAFSTFKELLTRHKMLCAEFLEANYDKVFSHYQRLLNSENYVTRRQSLKLLGELLLDRHNFSIMTRYITNPDNLKLMMNMLKEKSRNIQFEAFHVFKVFVANPNKPKPILDILLRNQDKLVDFLTKFHTDRSEDEQFNDEKAYLIKQIKELKPLEH; from the exons ATGCCTCTTTTTGGTAAGTCTCAGAAGAGCCCTGCGGAGTTAGTGCGATCTTTGAAAGATGCTGTAACTGCGCTAGAAAGAGGCGATAAGAAAGCAGAGAAGGCTCAAGAGGATGTCAGCAAGAATTTG GTATTGATCAAGAATATGCTGTACGGTACATCTGACACTGAACCGCAAACTGATATCATAGTAGCTCAGCTGGCACAGGAGTTGTACAACACTAATCTCCTGCTTCTACTCATTCAA AATTTGAACCGCATTGACTTTGAAGGAAAAAAGGATGTGGCCCAAGTGTTCAACAATGTTCTTAGACGTCAAATTGGCACCCGGTCCCCGACTGTTGAGTACATATGTACGAAACCGGAGATTTTATTCACCTTAATGTCTGG ATACGAGCATCAGGAAATAGCTTCAAACTGTGGCACAATGTTGCGGGAGTGCGCCAGATATGAAGCCTTAGCTAAGATAATGTTGTATTCAGATGATTTTTACAATTTCTTTCGTTATGTAGAAGTATCAACTTTTGATATTGCCTCAGATGCCTTTTCTACTTTTAAG GAATTATTGACTCGTCACAAAATGCTGTGCGCCGAGTTTTTAGAAGCCAATTACGATAAGGTGTTTAGCCATTATCAACGATTATTGAACTCGGAAAACTACGTGACTCGACGGCAGAGTCTCAAGTTGTTAGGAGAATTGCTACTCGATCGACACAACTTCTCTATAATGACGCGCTACATCACAAACCCCGACAACCTGAAGCTGATGATGAATATGTTAAAGGAGAAATCACGCAATATACAGTTCGAGGCGTTTCACGTTTTTAAG GTGTTTGTAGCCAATCCAAATAAACCAAAACCAATTCTGGACATTCTGTTAAGGAATCAAGACAAGTTGGTGGACTTCCTCACAAAGTTCCACACGGATCGCTCCGAAGACGAACAGTTCAATGACGAGAAAGCTTATCTAATAAAGCAAATCAAAGAGCTCAAGCCATTAGAAcactaa